Below is a genomic region from Streptomyces roseoviridis.
GCGGGCAAAACCCCACTCGGCCTACGGCTCAGCAGCCGCCGGCGACGGCCGGGATGATCGACACGCCCGCGCCGTCCGGCGTCGCCGTCTCCAGGCCCTGCTCGAAGCGCACGTCGTCGTCGTTCACGTACACGTTGACGAAGCGGCGCAGCTTGCCCTGGTCGTCCAGGACGCGGGCGGCGATGCCGGTGTGGTTCTTCTCCAGGTCGGCGATGACCTCGGCGAGGGTGGCGCCCTCGGCGGGCACCTCCGCCTGGCCGCCCGTGTAGGTGCGGAGGATGGTGGGGATGCGGACGTTCACGGCCATGTCTTCGTAACCTTTCGGCGCGCTAGGGCGGGTCTCAGTGGGCCAGGCCCGCGTCGCGGAACGCGTCCAGGCTGGGGCGGATGGTGGCGGTCGCCTGGGAGCTCTCGGCCACCGCGTCCAGG
It encodes:
- a CDS encoding MoaD/ThiS family protein → MAVNVRIPTILRTYTGGQAEVPAEGATLAEVIADLEKNHTGIAARVLDDQGKLRRFVNVYVNDDDVRFEQGLETATPDGAGVSIIPAVAGGC